The Erigeron canadensis isolate Cc75 chromosome 4, C_canadensis_v1, whole genome shotgun sequence genome window below encodes:
- the LOC122597292 gene encoding vegetative cell wall protein gp1-like: MVIVKNLKTCFLVWVFVVSLSSASSSSNFQDNKNVYFFYTPYPNVGSSPPPVVSYQNPSPVQPNSPPPVVSYPTPPPVQAINPPSVSSPPPAHANNNPPPVSYGSPPPVEANNPPPSGGGIPPVQHTPTHHHHHHHHHHHTKQPPVTNCEIPPPATGYNNPPTTPPSNGDHHNPPNSGGGSGTPTTPTPIPTPTEQPVVKPPSPTEYHTPSVPPPKSGCNCGNPPNSNPIPPVVAPSPVEHHNPSPTPRTGYHYYPPPSTTTPPSTSPSTTPSNNPPSTTPSNNPPPTTPYTNPPSTTPSNNPPSTTPPSTAPSTTPSNNPPSTTPSNNPPPATPYTNPPSTTPSNNPPSTTPPSTAPSTTPSNNPPSTTTPSTNPPSTTPYTNPTTPSTNPPSSSPPSTTPDIDPPSSTPPKPKTPSNDPSNTPSFPNIPFIGGTCNFWKTHPHLISDLFRWWRTTVSRGMGGLGTIPGFGSTMGFQRALSNERTDGIGALYREGTAALLNSMVSKNFPFTSSHVRDSFVAALSSNEMAAAQAEVFKLANEGHLKPRV, translated from the exons ATGGTGATAgtcaaaaacttaaaaacttgTTTTCTTGTATGGGTATTTGTTGTTTCTTTGTCTAgtgcttcatcttcttcaaatttTCAAGATAACAAAAATGTCTATTTCTTTTACACTCCATATCCAAACGTTGGCTCATCTCCTCCACCAGTtg TTTCCTACCAAAATCCATCTCCGGTTCAACCAAATAGTCCTCCACCCGTAG TTTCTTATCCTACTCCACCTCCTGTTCAAGCAATTAATCCACCCTCAG TTTCAAGCCCACCGCCAGCTCATGCAAATAATAATCCACCCCCAg TTTCGTATGGAAGTCCACCACCGGTCGAGGCGAATAATCCACCTCCATCTGGGGGCGGCATACCACCGGTTCAACATACTCCAActcaccatcaccatcatcaccatcatcatcaccataCAAAACAACCACCTGTTACTAACTGCGAAATACCACCACCGGCTACCGGTTATAACAACCCCCCTACCACTCCACCTTCTAATGGAGATCATCATAATCCACCAAATAGCGGCGGTGGTAGTGGTACTCCTACCACACCTACACCGATACCTACACCTACAGAACAACCTGTGGTCAAACCACCATCCCCCACCGAATATCACACCCCTTCGGTACCGCCACCAAAAAGTGGTTGCAATTGCGGAAATCCACCAAATTCCAATCCCATTCCACCGGTAGTTGCACCATCTCCAGTCGAGCATCACAATCCATCACCAACACCACGTACCGGATATCACTATTATCCCCCACCTTCCACCACCACCCCACCATCCACCTCCCCTTCCACCACTCCGTCCAACAACCCACCGTCCACCACTCCATCCAACAACCCACCACCCACCACTCCTTACACAAACCCACCATCCACTACTCCTTCCAACAATCCACCATCTACCACCCCACCATCCACCGCTCCTTCCACCACTCCGTCCAACAACCCACCGTCCACCACTCCATCCAACAACCCACCACCCGCCACTCCTTACACCAACCCACCATCCACTACTCCCTCCAACAATCCACCATCTACCACCCCACCATCCACCGCTCCTTCCACCACTCCGTCCAACAATCCACCGTCTACCACTACTCCCTCTACCAACCCACCATCCACCACTCCCTACACCAACCCTACTACTCCTTCCACCAATCCACCATCTTCCAGCCCACCCTCCACCACTCCCGACATTGACCCGCCGTCATCCACACCTCCAAAGCCGAAAACTCCGTCTAATGATCCCAGTAACACACCATCATTCCCTAATATACCCTTCATTGGTGGCACTTGCAA TTTTTGGAAGACACACCCACACTTGATCTCGGATCTATTCCGATGGTGGCGTACCACAGTCAGCCGAGGCATGGGAGGCCTAGGCACCATTCCCGGATTCGGGTCGACCATGGGCTTCCAAAGAGCACTATCAAACGAGAGAACCGATGGTATTGGTGCGCTTTATCGTGAAGGAACCGCTGCTTTGCTAAACTCAATGGTCAGCAAGAACTTCCCTTTCACATCGAGTCATGTTAGAGACAGTTTCGTGGCTGCACTCTCCTCAAACGAGATGGCCGCGGCACAAGCTGAGGTTTTCAAACTAGCCAATGAGGGTCACCTTAAGCCAAGAGTCTAA
- the LOC122595458 gene encoding aspartate aminotransferase, mitochondrial, whose translation MALRAALGSRKMRQHGGGGWWPSSITTRSMSSSWWKHVEPAPKDPILGVTEAFLADPSPQKVNVGVGAYRDDNGKPVVLDCVRDAERRIAGNLNMEYLPMGGSNKMVDETLKLAYGDDSDLIKDKRIAAIQALSGTGACRIFADFQKRFSPDSQIYIPVPTWSNHHNIWRDANVPQRTFHYYHPESKGLDFASLMDDVKNAPNGSFFLLHACAHNPTGVDPTVEQWKEISYQFKVKGHFAFFDMAYQGFASGDPERDAKSIRIFLEDGHLIGCSQSYAKNMGLYGQRVGCLSLVCEDEKQAVAVKSQLQQLARPMYSNPPVHGALIVSTILSEPDLKQLWLKEVKGMAERIIGMRSSLRENIEKLGSPLSWEHITNQIGMFCYSGMTPEQVDRLTKEFHIYMTRNGRISMAGVTSGNVEYLAKAIHEVTRAG comes from the exons ATGGCGCTCAGGGCAGCATTAGGCAGCAGAAAGATGAGGCAacatggtggtggtgggtggTGGCCGTCATCAATAACAACAAGATCCATGTCATCATCATGGTGGAAACATGTAGAGCCAGCACCTAAAGATCCGATTCTCGGTGTCACCGAAGCTTTTCTTGCTGATCCTAGTCCCCAGAAAGTTAATGTTGGCGTT GGAGCTTATCGTGATGATAACGGGAAACCGGTGGTTTTGGATTGTGTTAGAGACGCTGAGAGGCGAATTGCCGGAAACTTGAACAT GGAGTATCTTCCAATGGGAGGAAGCAACAAAATGGTTGATGAAACACTGAAGTTAGCCTATGGGGATGATTCTGATTTGATTAAAGATAAACGAATTGCGGCAATACAAGCTCTTTCTGGCACTGGTGCATGCAGAATTTTTGCAGATTTCCAGAAACGGTTTTCCCCTGATTCTCAAATCTATATTCCAGTCCCTACCTGGTCGAA TCACCATAACATTTGGAGAGATGCTAATGTACCACAAAGGACATTTCATTATTATCATCCAGAATCAAAAGGTCTTGATTTCGCCTCGTTAATGGATGATGTTAAG AATGCACCAAATGGCTCATTCTTTTTGCTGCATGCCTGTGCTCATAATCCTACCGGAGTCGATCCTACAGTAGAACAATGGAAAGAAATATCTTACCAGTTTAAG GTGAAAGGTCATTTTGCTTTCTTTGACATGGCTTATCAAGGCTTTGCAAGTGGTGATCCAGAGAGGGATGCAAAATCTATTAGGATTTTCCTTGAAGATGGTCATTTAATCGGATGCTCTCAATCATATGCTAAGAATATGGGTCTTTATGGCCAGAGAGTCGGATGCCTTAG TTTGGTATGTGAAGATGAAAAACAAGCCGTGGCTGTGAAAAGTCAATTGCAGCAACTTGCAAGACCTATGTATAGTAATCCACCTGTTCATGGTGCACTTATCGTTTCAACTATCCTTAGTGAACCAGATCTAAAGCAATTGTGGCTTAAGGAAGTCAAG GGTATGGCTGAACGTATAATCGGAATGAGGAGCTCTCTTAGGgaaaatattgaaaagttaGGCTCTCCCCTATCATGGGAGCATATTACTAATCAG ATTGGCATGTTCTGTTATAGTGGGATGACTCCTGAACAAGTTGATCGGTTGACAAAAGAGTTTCATATTTATATGACCCGCAATGGCCGTATTAG CATGGCAGGGGTCACAAGTGGCAATGTAGAATACCTGGCAAAGGCTATTCACGAAGTTACAAGAGCCGGTTAA
- the LOC122598339 gene encoding probable sugar phosphate/phosphate translocator At1g06470, translated as MNGVSISSSTEMASTLSPRRVNANDKRVSFDIENNSDGTLKYDDTDYGARSKSPVVVADILKTLFFILVWYTFSTFLTIYNKTLLGDDMGRFPAPLLMNTIHFSMQAVFANAVTHFWPERFQPTVSMSWKDYFMRVVPTALGTALDINLSNASLVFISVTFATMCKSAAPIFLLIFAFAFRLESPSFKLLGIMLIISAGVLLTVARETEFDLWGFIFVMLAAVMSGFRWSMTQILLQKEVYGLKNPLTLMSYVTPVMALLTALLSLFMDPWDEFKSSSYFNSSGHIIRSCFLMLFGGTLAFFMVLTEYILVSVTSAVTVTIAGVVKEAVTILVAVLYFHDEFTWLKGAGLVTIMFGVGLFNWYKYQKLHKAKLGVDELPESQTAVPAKYVILEEEMDDEETSL; from the exons ATGAATGGTGTTAGTATTAGTAGTAGTACAGAAATGGCTTCTACTCTTAGTCCTAGAAGAGTGAATGCAAATGATAAACGTGTTTCTTTTGATATCGAAAATAATTCTGATGGAACGTTGAAGTATGACGACACGGACTATGGTGCAAGATCCAAGAGCCCTGTTGTTGTTGCTGACATACTCAAGACATTGTTTTTTATACTTGTGTGGTATACATTTAGTACATTCTTGACTAT ATATAATAAGACTTTGTTAGGAGATGATATGGGAAGATTTCCTGCTCCTTTGTTAATGAATACAATCCATTTTTCGATGCAAGCTGTTTTTGCAAATGCCGTCACGCACTTTTGGCCTGAAAGATTTCAACCAACTGTATCTATGTCATGGAAGGACTACTTTATGAGAG TTGTACCTACGGCTCTTGGAACAGCATTGGATATTAACTTGAGCAATGCGTCTCTCGTTTTTATCTCTGTTACATTTGCTACCATG TGCAAATCTGCTGCTCCTATATTTCTGCTGATATTTGCGTTTGCATTCAG ATTGGAGTCACCAAGCTTCAAACTTCTAGGGATTATGTTGATAATATCCGCTGGGGTTTTATTAACAG TGGCAAGAGAGACTGAGTTTGACTTGTGGGGTTTCATTTTTGTTATGCTTGCGGCTGTTATGTCTGGTTTCCGTTGGAGTATGACCCAGATCCTACTTCAG AAAGAGGTCTACG GTCTGAAAAATCCCCTGACCTTAATGAGCTATGTAACTCCTGTAATGGCTTTGTTAACGGCTCTACTATCTCTCTTTATGGATCCCTGGGATGAATTCAAGTCTAGCAGTTATTTTAATAGCTCAGGGCATATCATCAGGAGTTGCTTCCTGATGCTATTTGGGGGAACTCTTGCCTTTTTTATG GTATTAACGGAGTACATCCTTGTCTCAGTAACCAGTGCGGTAACAGTGACCATAGCTGGAGTTGTAAAGGAAGCTGTCACCATACTG GTAGCAGTGTTATACTTCCATGATGAATTTACATGGCTGAAAGGAGCTGGTCTTGTCACAATCATGTTTGGTGTGGGTTTATTCAACTGGTACAA GTACCAGAAGTTACATAAAGCAAAACTAGGTGTAGATGAGTTGCCGGAATCCCAAACCGCGGTCCCTGCAAAATATGTTATTCTTGAGGAGGAGATGGATGATGAGGAAACTAGTCTTTGA